Proteins from one Triticum aestivum cultivar Chinese Spring chromosome 7A, IWGSC CS RefSeq v2.1, whole genome shotgun sequence genomic window:
- the LOC123150280 gene encoding probable leucine-rich repeat receptor-like protein kinase At1g35710 — METEPPKMLAVMATMMMMMATAAALVPEGAVLAGQARALLVWKASLDDQSQHTLLSWENMSAPCSWRGITCTGQHRRPVISGISLQGMRLRGALGPLDFSALATLTRLDLSHNHLSGSIPAGIEALGELRALLLQGNQIRGSIPLGLANLTKLRSLMLNENELSGGIPRHIGNMSNLVNLTLSVNHLVGQIPFEIGHLKHLVTLDFSNNNLSGSIPSNICDLTKLATLYLDANQLFGHIPRELGHLVNLKDLGLSRNKLIGSIPNNLRNLTKLTALYFGQNELPGQIPQDLGYLVNLKVLDLCQNTFSGSIPINLFNSTKLTILSLWGNRLSGQIPQELSQLVNLEELELNTNTLSGSIPITIGNLTKLTRLYLFQNQLSGQIPRVLGYMMNLKELALYENTLSGNIPRNLCNLTKLTVLILSRNRLSGQIPQELGYLVNLNDMDLTFNTLSGPIPVTIGNLTKLNILSLFMNQLSGRIPRELGYLVNLEELDLNINKLSGSIPNSLRSLTKLTKLCLAQNQLSGSIPQGIGKLTSLVQLQLPFNNLSGSLPSGLCAGGQLQFLIVNDNNLVGPLPSSLLSCTSLVRIRLERNYLEGDITEMGAHPNLVYIDISSNKLFGKLSHRWAECYNLTVLRASKNNITGVIPSSIGKLSWLGILDVSSNKLEGQIPPEIGNITMLFSLSLFGNLLQGNMPAEIGSLKNVEYLDLSSNNLTGQIPGSIQHCLKLHSLKLSHNHFNGIIPNELGMLVNLQDMLDLSENSIDGAIPSQLGGLTMLEALNLSHNALNGSIPPSFQSMNSLLYMEMSYNKLEGSVPHTRLFEEAPIKWFKHNKKLCGVVRGLPPCDLPQSSEQGKNSGAILLSIIAAIASFMFVIALVTWQCKKKKTKTAVIDKSQQTKMFTIWNFDGEDVYKKIVDATNNFSNAHCIGSGGNGSVYRVQLPTGELFAVKKIHMMEDNEQFNREIQALMYIRHRNIAKLFGYCSATQGRFLVYEYMDRGSLSASLKGTETAVELDWPKRLNIVCDVAHALSYMHHDCFAPIVHRDITSNNVLLDLEFRVCISDFGLAKILDVDASNCTSLAGTKGYLAPELAYTTRVTEKCDVYSFGILVLELFMGHHPGDFLLSMGNNKNSTSIEKFLDTRLPLPEAEVATKIFQVVAIAVRCIEPDPSHRPTMQQVTKVLSAAERPANNLDYLHTSIVIPACWS, encoded by the exons ATGGAGACGGAGCCACCCAAGATGCTCGCCGtgatggcgacgatgatgatgatgatggccaccgccGCTGCACTCGTACCGGAGGGGGCGGTGCTTGCAGGACAGGCGAGGGCGCTCCTCGTCTGGAAAGCCAGCCTCGACGACCAAAGCCAGCACACACTGCTGTCCTGGGAGAACATGTCGGCGCCCTGCAGCTGGCGTGGCATCACGTGCACAGGGCAACATCGCCGGCCGGTGATCAGCGGCATCTCTCTGCAGGGGATGCGGCTTAGAGGGGCGCTGGGGCCACTCGACTTCTCAGCCTTGGCGACCCTGACGCGCCTCGACCTCTCGCACAACCACCTCAGCGGGAGCATCCCTGCCGGCATTGAGGCCCTCGGAGAGCTCCGTGCTCTGCTTCTACAAGGCAACCAGATAAGAGGCTCCATTCCACTAGGCCTAGCAAATCTCACAAAATTACGCTCCTTAATGCTTAATGAAAATGAACTCTCCGGTGGAATACCAAGGCACATAGGCAACATGAGTAATCTTGTGAACCTCACCTTGTCGGTCAATCACTTGGTTGGTCAAATCCCCTTTGAAATAGGCCACCTAAAGCACTTGGTTACATTAGATTTTTCTAATAACAATCTTTCCGGCTCAATCCCAAGCAATATATGTGACTTGACAAAACTTGCTACCTTGTACCTTGACGCCAACCAACTCTTTGGACACATCCCTCGAGAACTTGGTCATTTGGTCAATTTAAAGGACCTGGGCCTTAGCCGAAACAAGCTGATAGGTTCCATCCCAAATAACTTGAGAAATTTAACAAAACTCACTGCCTTGTATTTTGGACAGAACGAACTTCCTGGCCAAATTCCACAAGATTTAGGTTATCTAGTGAATTTAAAGGTCTTGGATCTTTGTCAAAACACGTTCTCAGGTTCCATTCCAATAAATTTGTTTAATTCGACGAAGCTCACTATCTTATCTCTATGGGGCAACAGGCTCTCTGGTCAAATTCCACAAGAATTAAGTCAGCTAGTTAACTTGGAGGAATTAGAACTTAATACAAACACACTATCAGGTTCTATCCCAATCACTATAGGGAATTTGACCAAACTCACTAGATTATACCTTTTCCAGAACCAACTTTCGGGGCAAATTCCACGGGTGCTAGGTTATATGATGAACTTAAAAGAATTGGCTCTATATGAAAACACACTCTCAGGGAACATTCCAAGAAATTTATGTAATTTGACCAAGCTCACTGTCTTAATTCTTTCACGCAATAGACTTTCTGGTCAGATTCCACAAGAATTAGGTTACCTTGTGAACTTAAATGACATGGATCTTACTTTTAATACACTCTCAGGTCCTATCCCAGTCACCATAGGCAATCTGACAAAACTCAATATATTAAGCCTTTTTATGAACCAACTTTCGGGGCGAATTCCACGAGAATTGGGTTACCTTGTGAACTTAGAGGAGTTGGATCTTAATATTAACAAACTATCAGGTTCCATCCCAAACAGCTTACGAAGTTTGACAAAGCTCACCAAGTTATGCCTTGCACAAAACCAACTCTCTGGATCTATTCCTCAAGGAATTGGCAAGTTAACGAGCCTAGTTCAACTGCAACTCCCTTTTAACAACCTCTCTGGTTCCTTGCCATCTGGTCTTTGTGCGGGAGGTCAGCTACAATTTTTGATCGTTAACGACAACAACTTGGTTGGACCCTTGCCATCAAGTTTGCTAAGTTGTACAAGCCTAGTCAGGATTCGACTTGAACGGAATTACCTCGAAGGAGATATCACCGAGATGGGAGCTCATCCAAATCTTGTCTATATTGATATAAGTTCAAATAAACTATTTGGTAAACTATCTCATCGTTGGGCTGAGTGCTACAATCTTACAGTGCTACGTGCATCAAAAAACAATATAACCGGAGTAATACCATCAAGTATTGGGAAATTATCTTGGTTGGGGATACTTGATGTTTCATCAAATAAGCTTGAAGGACAAATTCCTCCAGAAATCGGCAATATAACGATGTTGTTCAGTTTGAGCCTTTTTGGTAACTTGCTCCAGGGAAATATGCCCGCAGAAATTGGATCACTGAAAAATGTGGAATATCTAGATTTATCATCAAACAACCTAACTGGGCAGATACCAGGATCAATTCAGCATTGTTTGAAGCTTCACTCTCTAAAGTTGAGCCATAATCACTTCAATGGTATAATTCCTAATGAACTAGGGATGTTGGTAAACCTACAAGATATGTTGGATCTAAGTGAAAATTCAATTGATGGCGCTATTCCTAGTCAACTAGGTGGTCTTACTATGCTTGAAGCCTTGAATCTTTCTCACAATGCACTGAACGGCAGCATTCCACCATCATTCCAGAGCATGAACAGCCTCCTATACATGGAAATGTCATACAACAAATTAGAAGGGTCAGTGCCACATACTAGGCTCTTTGAAGAGGCTCCAATCAAATGGTTTAAGCATAATAAGAAATTGTGTGGTGTTGTAAGAGGTTTGCCCCCTTGTGATCTTCCTCAAAGTAGTGAACAAGGGAAAAATTCTGGTGCTATTTTACTCTCTATAATAGCCGCAATTGCATCTTTTATGTTTGTCATTGCACTGGTAACATGGCAGTGCAAAAAGAAGAAAACCAAGACAGCAGTTATAGATAAATCACAACAAACCAAGATGTTCACCATTTGGAATTTTGATGGGGAAGATGTGTACAAGAAAATTGTTGATGCCACAAACAATTTCAGCAACGCTCATTGCATTGGATCTGGAGGTAATGGATCAGTCTACAGAGTCCAGTTACCAACAGGTGAATTGTTTGCAGTGAAAAAGATCCATATGATGGAAGATAATGAGCAATTTAACCGTGAAATACAAGCATTGATGTATATTCGACATCGGAACATTGCAAAGTTATTTGGTTACTGCTCTGCAACCCAAGGAAGATTTCTTGTGTATGAATACATGGATAGAGGAAGCTTATCAGCATCTTTGAAGGGTACAGAAACTGCAGTTGAATTGGATTGGCCGAAGAGGTTAAATATTGTTTGCGATGTTGCTCATGCTTTGTCTTACATGCATCATGACTGCTTCGCACCGATAGTCCACCGAGATATAACAAGCAACAACGTTTTGCTTGACCTGGAATTTAGAGTTTGCATCTCAGATTTTGGTCTAGCGAAAATACTAGATGTGGATGCATCGAACTGCACTAGTCTCGCAGGGACAAAAGGATATCTTGCCCCAG AGCTTGCATACACAACAAGGGTGACGGAGAAGTGCGATGTTTATAGCTTTGGGATACTTGTTCTAGAGCTGTTCATGGGACATCATCCAGGTGATTTCCTTTTGTCCATGGGCAACAACAAAAATAGTACATCAATTGAGAAATTTCTGGACACCCGGCTCCCACTCCCTGAAGCTGAGGTCGCAACTAAGATATTTCAAGTGGTCGCCATCGCTGTTCGGTGCATAGAGCCCGATCCATCGCACCGTCCGACGATGCAGCAAGTAACCAAGGTGTTGTCAGCAGCTGAGCGACCTGCTAATAATCTTGATTATCTCCACACTAGCATTGTCATCCCTGCCTGCTGGTCGTGA
- the LOC123150282 gene encoding uncharacterized protein, with protein MRKAFSTAAVRPATQLAVAAIEDRGQGATGSTMREPWGVATSGRIWGWTWAAALELPMHKLGKRVGIDARRSDTVNLDDEDDGLIRNGSTTREAPFKGLKTNDIHHVWNHGPKHGGGFHCRYCNMKNSGGGATRFKEHLGKIVGEVKECPNVPRNVHDIMRKAVLEMRKKKREKESRKLRFERELMDEMYQRNGVINIDDDKDEEIHMALRESLRDRNVSRAVERRRGSGSGVRVSLGKQSITAYFDKQLSSNKVSMQPKISTAMDSSSRDAVGQAWAKFFHANDIAGRKADCPYFQAAMKITQNLGAAPIPTGKEIDGEYLDKNYEESREWLKLFKQD; from the exons ATGAGGAAGGCTTTCTCGACAGCAGCCGTCCGGCCGGCGACCCAGTTGGCGGTGGCAGCCATAGAAGATCGAGGTCAGGGGGCGACTGGGTCGACAATGAGGGAGCCATGGGGCGTGGCCACGTCCGGCCGAATATGGGGCTGGACTTGGGCAGCGGCTTTGGAGCTGCCGATGCACAAGCTGGGCAAG AGGGTAGGCATCGATGCTAGAAGGAGTGATACTGTCAACTTAGACGATGAAGATGATGGTCTGATCAggaatggttcaacaacaagagaGGCACCTTTTAAAG GACTTAAGACCAACGACATACATCATGTGTGGAACCATGGCCCCAAGCACGGAGGAGGATTTCATTGTCGGTATTGCAACATGAAGAATTCTGGAGGAGGTGCAACCCGCTTCAAAGAGCATCTTGGCAAGATAGTAGGTGAAGTGAAGGAGTGCCCAAATGTTCCAAGAAATGTGCATGATATAATGAGGAAGGCCGTGCTTGAGATGAGGAAaaagaagagggagaaggaaagtcgTAAGCTTAGATTTGAACGTGAGTTGATGGATGAGATGTACCAGAGAAATGGTGTGATAAATATTGATGATGATAAAGATGAAGAAATTCATATGGCACTACGGGAGTCACTAAGAGACAG GAATGTATCTCGTGCAGTTGAGAGGAGGCGTGGTAGTGGCAGTGGTGTTCGCGTTTCCCTTGGGAAACAGAGTATCACAGCCTACTTTGACAAGCAATTGTCGAGCAACAAAGTATCAATGCAACCCAAGATCAGCACTGCTATGGATAGCAGCTCAAGGGATGCTGTTGGCCAAGCTTGGGCGAAGTTTTTTCATGCAAATGACATCGCTGGTCGAAAAGCTGACTGTCCATATTTTCAGGCTGCCATGAAGATCACTCAAAATCTTGGTGCTGCTCCTATTCCAACTGGAAAAGAGATTGATGGGGAGTATTTAGACAAAAATTATGAAGAGTCTCGAGAGTGGCTGAAGCTATTCAAGCAAGATTGA
- the LOC123150281 gene encoding uncharacterized protein, giving the protein MRKNVGGELIKPNATRFGTVFMFLESYLEKKDKFRKWMVSDDWKNSIWKNDADHVFAEELLSSNMWWTALEWVLDLLEPLYVALRYADTQKKCTLSGFKKTMMTAIQKMSSHLGGGSQMLDRVMSKVSPRMEDMQNETLMVAAAVLDPFTHYRVNLSNLPEYASALTDVIEKIADPESALLAINEISTYRECRGRFRHSLARSSAERMAPTEWWFQFGGEVPNLQKWALRIVSQCVSSSGCERNWTAFALVHTKQRNRLLYCKLHKSVSVRYNLKLRAVEDEDIVKLSYREKEIDPCAVMMDTVMHDESNPMMEWLNEDEEHIVLDGSDAATAVLEEIRRLNSRRKASHLGRKEISRKGKRVREDEEDEFISSEDDDEANGSMDIDDGDDGQEEDDESDGEGLPRQAEKDARSQVNDIEVTRDENMVNRRSGRQAKKVKDVNSLYY; this is encoded by the exons ATGAGGAAGAACGTTGGTGGTGAGCTGATTAAACCGAATGCCACCCGGTTTGGAACTGTGTTTATGTTCCTTGAGAGTTATTTGGAGAAGAAAGATAAATTTAGGAAATGGATGGTGTCCGACGACTGGAAGAACAGTATTTGGAAGAATGATGCGGACCATGTGTTTGCTGAAGAGTTGCTATCCAGTAACATGTGGTGGACAGCCTTAGAATGGGTTCTTGATTTGCTTGAGCCACTCTATGTAGCCCTCAGATATGCTGATACACAAAAGAAATGTACTCTATCTGGTTTCAAGAAGACTATGATGACAGCCATACAAAAGATGAGTTCTCATCTTGGTGGTGGGTCACAGATGTTAGATAGAGTCATGAGCAAGGTGTCCCCGAGGATGGAAGATATGCAAAATGAGACACTAATGGTTGCAG CTGCTGTCCTTGATCCGTTCACACATTATCGGGTGAATTTGAGCAACCTTCCAGAATATGCTTCTGCACTAACGGATGTCATCGAGAAGATAGCAGACCCTGAGAGCGCTCTTTTGGCTATCAATGAAATCAGCACTTATAGGGAATGTCGTGGGAGGTTTAGGCATAGTTTGGCACGCTCTTCCGCAGAAAGAATGGCACCAA CTGAGTGGTGGTTCCAGTTTGGAGGGGAAGTTCCTAATTTGCAGAAGTGGGCATTGAGAATTGTTTCACAGTGTGTCTCTTCAAGTGGCTGTGAGAGGAATTGGACTGCTTTTGCCTTGGTCCACACGAAGCAAAGAAATCGCCTTCTATACTGCAAGCTTCACAAAAGTGTTTCTGTACGCTACAACCTGAAG TTACGTGCTGTAGAAGATGAAGATATTGTGAAGCTGAGTTATAGGGAGAAGGAAATTGATCCATGTGCAGTGATGATGGATACAGTTATGCATGACGAATCAAACCCAATGATGGAGTGGCTGAACGAGGATGAAGAGCATATAGTCCTTGATGGATCTGATGCTGCTACTGCTGTGTTGGAGGAAATACGTCGCCTTAACTCAAGGAGGAAAGCCTCTCATCTTGGAAGGAAGGAAATTAGCAGGAAAGGAAAGAGGGTAcgtgaagatgaggaggatgagTTCATTAGcagtgaggatgatgatgaagcgAATGGATCCATGGAcattgatgatggtgatgatggccaagaagaggatgatgaatctGATGGAGAAGGTTTGCCAAGACAAGCTGAAAAAGATGCACGAAGCCAAGTGAATGATATTGAGGTAACAAGGGATGAAAATATGGTGAATCGTAGATCTGGACGGCAAGCCAAGAAGGTCAAGGACGTCAACTCCCTTTACTATTAG